A genomic stretch from Hemibagrus wyckioides isolate EC202008001 linkage group LG18, SWU_Hwy_1.0, whole genome shotgun sequence includes:
- the arrdc1b gene encoding arrestin domain-containing protein 1b, translated as MGKLQEFEITFSHNKVVYSPGETISGTLRIITANSLQYKAIKLNCVGSCGISSKMNDTSWVAEEQYVSSMLSVADKGTLPAGENCFPFQFLIPTHAPTSFEGPFGKVVYRIRAVIDTPRFSKDYKSQRPFYLLNLLNLNELPDIEQPSCAVTTKKFNYFLVKTGTVMLRAHSDLRGYTPGQIIKLSTEIHNKSGKDTGYILASLIQKVTYKMKRPLFDLRTIAEVEGAGVKAGKHAEWKEQIIVPPLPQSALAGCSLIDIEYFIQVSLKSPETVVTLPIYIGNIAINLTPTRPPPPNPLQHGAAMAAMPSLSPGPVVPSAPPAEDDEDEVQGAGALSSEEIPTKSHSQQDPSGQAIAMSPGAFSHTPAQALPQGQPGQSAESSAPLFCVSTGATIPFFTDGNATPVPTTCPLILPPDYSNCEYPHEPPPTYEESCSSTNSSFNTSMT; from the exons CCATCAAGTTGAACTGTGTGGGCTCCTGTGGCATCTCCAGCAAGATGAACGACACTTCCTGGGTGGCGGAGGAGCAGTATGTCAGCAGCATGCTCTCTGTGGCTGACAAAG GAACCCTTCCAGCCGGAGAGAACTGCTTCCCTTTTCAGTTTCTCATACCAA CACACGCTCCCACTTCATTCGAGGGTCCGTTCGGGAAGGTCGTGTACAGAATCAGGGCTGTTATAGACACGCCACGCTTCTCTAAGGACTACAAGTCTCAGAGACCCTTCTACCTACTCAATCTCTTGAACCTCAATGAGTTGCCTGATATAGAG CAACCCAGTTGCGCTGTAACAACTAAGAAGTTCAACTACTTCCTGGTGAAGACGGGGACCGTGATGCTGAGAGCTCACAGCGACCTGAGAGGATACACTCCAGGCCAAATCATCAAACTGTCCACCGAGATCCACAACAAATCAGGAAAAGACACAGGCTATATCCTGGCTAGTCTCATACAG AAAGTGACCTATAAGATGAAGAGGCCGCTGTTTGATTTGCGGACCATAGCGGAGGTAGAGGGGGCAGGTGTCAAAGCGGGGAAACACGCAGAGTGGAAGGAGCAGATCATcgttcctcctcttcctcagtcTGCCCTCGCTGGCTGCAGCCTCATAGACATCGAGTACTTTATCCAG GTTTCACTAAAGTCTCCCGAGACGGTGGTGACTCTGCCCATCTACATCGGAAACATCGCCATCAACCTGACCCCCACGAGACCGCCTCCTCCAAACCCCCTTCAGCACGGAGCTGCGATGGCCGCCATGCCGAGCCTAAGCCCTGGACCCGTGGTACCGAGTGCGCCTCCGGCTGAGGACGACGAGGATGAGGTGCAAGGAGCAGGAGCGCTAAGCAGCGAGGAAATTCCTACTAAGAGTCACTCCCAGCAGGACCCCTCAGGCCAGGCCATCGCCATGTCACCTGGTGCATTCAGTCACACTCCGGCCCAAGCTCTTCCTCAGGGTCAGCCAGGCCAGTCAGCCGAGAGCTCGGCACCGCTTTTCTGTGTCTCCACGGGGGCCACCATTCCCTTTTTCACCGACGGCAACGCCACACCTGTACCCACAACCTGCCCTCTCATTCTGCCTCCAGATTATAGCAACTGCGAATATCCGCATG AACCACCTCCTACATATGAGGAAAGCTGCAGCAGTACCAACTCCAGCTTCAACACCAGCATGACGTAG